The window AAACAGCATGGGAACTGATCACCCACTCCAAGGCGGGAACGTTTAAGTCCAGCTACTCCAAAGCCTCTCATATCGAAGACCGAATCCTCCGCTTTGCTTAGATGTTTATCAGCTACAACTTGATGGGAACCGCTAATTCAGCTCTTACAACTACCGACCTTTACTTCACTTGGTGCATGGCGAAGGGCGTGAAGGTGCACCTAGGTTATTGGCTGACTCAAGCATGCCACCAAATGAGCGTCATATGTGTACCTGTCACCTCCTCGGCGCTTACCTCCAACGGAACATCGAAATGAAGATTGCCAAGACCGCTCCTTTGGTAGTCATGTGCGAACCCCCAGAGATTTtcagtgttgattattttttcaacaaggggttgTTACAAGCTCATGGCGCCAAAACCTTCTTCTACTCGATCGGAGACAAGGTAAAGGCGGAGACTGGAGAAGCCGAGGAGGCCATGTCAAGTGAAGATATTGAAGAGTTGTGTAAGGATGTCCAGGATATGAGAAAGGAGATGCAGTTGATGAGGAAAGAAATGGTGAAAGAACTTGGGGGGATTAGAAAGGAATTGAACGGAAGCCGGGAGGAATTGAAGACCCTGAGGGGCAATATTGCAGATTTGGCGGTGAAGTCTGCCAAACAAAATGAGCGAATGACGGTGGCGGTGGAGCTTTCAATGAAGATGTTGAAGTGGTTGCAGCAGACactccccttgacccagtcgaaggtaactcctgggtccagcagcGAAGTCAAGCAGCCCGTCCAGAGCAGTCCCTCCGTCAAGCGACCACAGCAATCGCTCAAGCAGTTGATCTCCCCACCCGTTCCCAAGCAAGTGTCAGTCccaacaaaatcaaagtcTCTAATGAAGAAGCCAGTACCCGACCATCCAGaacaggaagaagaagagccgGAGCAGCCggcgaagaagaaggtgaaaatgacccgacccggaatcccaccccagtctggctctcgagggagccagccccagaagtgaatcactcccatgaccaagtaattttttttttctgctttCAGTtatctgtttttgtttttgttgccTATTTGTGTTATGTATTTGTCTGtgttttctcccacttagcccactgcTTGGTCTNNNNNNNNNNNNNNNNNNNNNNNNNNNNNNNNNNNNNNNNNNNNNNNNNNNNNNNNNNNNNNNNNNNNNNNNNNNNNNNNNNNNNNNNNNNNNNNNNNNNtattctctcccctgccacgtcagcaacactaaaaaaacacctgccacatcagatttaggccagccataggccagccgcaataaaaataattcaaaatatactacatttacggaattaaaattacgattaaaatacggaattaaatttacgacacatatacgggaaaaataatccattccattaaaaaaaagtacaaagattttaaaaaaaaagtacatgatttttttttttaaaaaagggcttcaacacacgagccccgccactctctactcctcatcgccgtcgtCCTCTTCGTCGCCGCCGCCATTGCCGCCACCGGTGGTATCTgtgcccacgtcggaacccccaAGCCGTGACCTCGCGATCTCTAAATCAgcacgcatgctctcgagcatctcgtaaagaaacctcttctccgtggggtcgcGTGGCGTTTTTCCACTCTCGGAAGACCTGTaacatctgagcccgcgtttggttacgcgaatggagagtgtactcgagtggggcggcTGGGAGGGCGGAGGACCGGAGCCtcgcggggcgataggggATCCGCCCTCGCAGCCCTGGCTGCGCCCGCTTCTTCGTCTAACCGGGCGGGGGCGACCAAGaatgaaggaggggatggaaactcctcagcatccgggggaggtcgtgggatccgccgctgctCGCGCCAGAAGTCGCCGCTATAGTTAAGTCGccgcttcttcggccacccatGGGCCGCACCCCGCCCGAACTTCTCGTGAGTCCTTCAACAACAAGAAGCACTCCCAGAAGGcgaactccttatacttcctccAAGGGGAACCGACTCGCGCTATCCTCCGGCGTCGTCCTCAGTCTGCCCACTTCCGAGccgacggagggcgttggcgacATACCTCGCAAAACGGCCCACCGCGGCACCGGTGCGCCCCCACCCCTTCCGACCTCCTCGTCGCTGAAGTCCTTCCCCTGCGGGCACAGGGGCTCTCGATAGCGCCTcgatcttcgcccacatgttgacgactccgccggttgttcgcaaccagcggatcgtcgcacacctccaaccacccctaGGCCACCCccgcgtactcatcctccgtccacttcctccggctACCGGCACAATGGGCCGCGATGACTCGCCGACCGCTCTTGCCCTTCCCCCTCTCCTCGTTCTCATCTTTGGCGCGGCCGGCGGCCGGGCCGTGAACTAGAGTACCATCGTCCTCGGTAGATTGATCCCCATATCACCCCCCCCGCTACCCCcgccacatcatccccatcatcggCTTCTGtagccatcatccccatcatctgatTCCAAGGGATGTTAAACCCCGGGCCCATCTGGCCCCATCCAGATCCcacgggtaccgtgggagtctGAGATCCACTCGTCGCTggactggactcgttgttgtgatccatcgcttgatgatgctcttgtacataaagttagagagagagaaaactcgttaaaacaagtggtgcaaatgaaaatgaaacgaaaatcgcgtttatatatgattttaaaaaaatcaaaaatcggCGAGCGATCGCCGGTCGATCAcagccgccacaatggcggctagccgatcgccGCCGCTCAGCCAGCaacgagcgatcggccagcccacgccgatccaCTCGCCGAAATCGCCctcgccgattgcaatggttcggctagccgatcggctagcgcgacgaatcggctagccgatcgctagccgaccattacGAATgctcttaaaataaaatatacagaGCACTTCTGTTAACCTACatgtataattaatcaaatctaCATAGATAGAAATATCTTCATTTCTCCTAAAGAAGTAATTTATCAAACCAATTTGATGACTTACTAAACTAAATTAATGTCTTCTTTGTGTTAGAAGCATTAGGGTATAACTGGCCGTCCGACATAATCTCAAAATGCTAAAATAAATCAAGTAATAATGcctaatttagaaaaaataaaatagcgAGGAAACACAATAATGAAACAGtacaataaatataagtagattaatcgaaaaaaataaaaaatattaggaaCGAGCAATAACTACATCCAACAAGTATCCATAAGCTACAAATTTATgattagattttaaattttttcgaTTGTTTGAAGTTACTCAAACAAATTAGATGTCCTCAGCAATCAGCATATATCAacatataaaagaaaattcatgTCTTGACTTATTGATCGTATTATTTACTATTCCATATACAACCACTCAAAAAAAGAGATTCTATTAGCTAAGAGCAAATAGTTAATTATAAGGGTATCACGAGTACTGCACAAGACAtggacataaatttatatgtataatgcTTGTTGTGTATTAGTATAGTTAGAAAATAGCCGTAGTGGAATATTTCCATGAACTTCAAAATCTAGTTCAGTTtgtatatggagtactatatactccctccgttccacaaaaaatgttacacttgtgggacggcacgggattttaggagattttgttttgtgtgttaaatgtagaaagaaaatataatttttatattcatgtgagagagaattttttccaaaaagagaaatatgacatcttttgtgggacaaattaaaaaggaaagtgtgacatcttttgtgggacggaggagtactgATTTCCAATACTATACATATTCAAGTAGATTGGATTACATTTTGTACGGTTGAACATGTCCCATATTGGATATATACCGTTAGAATCTCTGAATTATCAgactatattttaaatttaaattactagagaaattatgaaaataagttattttactaaaaactcattaaaaaattaggaCATTTAACATTATTCTATACCCGACATCAAccaattagtagtactactacaaaaGATGATAAGAGACAGATAACATAGAATATGATTCTATGAAGTGTGCGCCACAAATCTATCCCACCGACACTCTATTTCTTTGCTCATTTTCTCCGCGAAATtgaaatactccttccgtcccgcttaagatgacacgttttcctttttagtttgtcccaacttaAATGATACATTACCTTTTTTgataactttctctctccaattaatacactcaatcactttttctcactactattaaaatatttatctttctttgtctctctactttaatactaaCACCCACCaactctctctcaaattaaacactttaaacaataactcctaaaatctcgtaccgGCTAAGTAATGTATCATCTTAGtcgggacgaaggaagtacaATCCTTCAGTTTCAACACGAGCATAAAAGAGTTTAGCTAAATTTGGATTCtgccaaaaccaaaaaaaaaaacttcttcacttttttttttttgccaagAAAACTAGAGAATGTAAAGGAAATATTGGTAGTGGTATTTTATAAAGTACATCCTgaacaaagataaaataaatattcaaaattgaatgGTTCATTACAGTTCTAATTAAACTAACTAATTGATCCATGGAACGTGAAAAAGgatcacaaataatattaggTGTGATTTTAGGCACACTAACACGTGTAATAATTAATGATCCTACCTTCGTTATATAAAGATTTTTCAGATAATGGCCACtattaaacaaacaaattaattttggaccATTCGCAGGCTTCTATTCTTAATTTGCGCAGAAATTAGCTGCGAATTCTATAAACGACATTAGGTTGGTTATAAAACTTGTATACAGTCGTAACTCGTATCATTCTCTCAATTATGtcctaaattaaaacaaatgcCACATCATATCCAATTTCCTATGCTCGTAAATTATCCTTGAACCAAAataaaaggaagaagaaaaaaatcaaaattggagTGATGAACTTCGCAATAACTGTAACCCTTGCTGTGTTATTtaggaatggaaaaaaatggagtacaGAAATACCACTATGCTAAACTtattgtaaagaaaaaaaaaatacaaaaatatcaaattttcggTATTCAAATAGTCCATTATTCTAACATTTcatcaatttacaacaaatattctattccctccgtcccagttttatagtcacatttagaataaaaatacgtcacatatttatagtcacatttagaattatccatatttggacataaaattttacctcattattcactaaaattacacccaaatatcattatcaacacaaaaataaaccaaaataaaaataaaaaatcaaaaagtaaaaaagggaCTCACCTTCAACAAAcccacttcatttattacatactctatcatctcacttcatttattactcACTCCTCAATCTTACTTCATTTATAACACACtgcaccatctcacttcattagttacacactccaccaattccttaaaactcgtgtcataactaaatgtgactataaatctaggacggaggaagtattatttaattctttctACTAAAATTAGTCTCATAGGAATTCCTTAAAAATGTCACTTATTTCGATTTTCGTCCATCCCGTAAAATTTGTTagctttcatttttatcagttttggtgacaaattattagaaaacgagggagtactaattatgTAATTATCACTTTAACAAATACTAATTACTTACCCacttttcttctccttttattatattttaccaattaccaatactatcaattatcaatttcaattaGAACTCGTGTCATCCGTTAATTATAATACTTATTATGttccattaaatataaaatatttttttaaaaaatatcattaaaaataaagtgtttcttaaattgaaaacaaacactcctctttatttttttaatagaacaaatgaaatattagttttagtattaatttcgcattaaatataaaacattttttttaaaaatatttcattaaaaataaagtgtttcttaaattgaaaacaaacactcctctttattttttaatagaacaaatgaaatattagttttagtattaatttcgtattaaaactcatgttatattatactccctccatcccacttaaaatgcaacatttgagaatcggcacgggattttatgcagtgttgttttgtgagttaatgaggagagagtaaaataaaagagatgaaaaagtagagatagagttgtttccatttaaggaaacgtttcatttttaatgggacaaccaaaaaaggaaaatgttgcatttttaatggaacagagggagtattatgtaTTAATTGGGCAAGTGGACGAATGAAAGAGTAAGTATTAATGTGGtactttaatatttcatttccaaATTCAATTAAGCATTTGAAAAccctagtactatataaatactcctatattaaaCTCAAAAGTTACATTCCAatgtaaagtaaaataaaataaaaaaaagatcaaatcGAATTGCGAGGAAAAGTGGAAGAAGCAGAAACGGAGCAAAATCCAAAGCCATTACTATTATCATCCATTTTTCCGATGACGAAATGCCCCAAAATACCTTTGGTTTCCACCAAATTCTCCACACACAGGAATTCCTCGCTGCAAACCCTCTCTGCTTCCCCATCAAATTCGTGGACGAACACGTGCGTCTCCGCCGCCCCGCCCCTCTTGCTCCGCGCCAGCACCCCCGCCGTGAAAATCACCGACATCCTCCCCGGCGCCGCCCCGAAGCACCCCCTCGGCCCGTCCACCACTATCACGTCCCAAGCGACGTCGTATAGGTCGTTAGGCATGTCGTTCACCGCCAATTTGCAGTCCGAGAATAGCAGATTCTGCACCGGCCTGCACTCCCCCCTAATTTCCCCTTTGCAGTACTCCATCAGATCGTACAATTCGCTCAATTTCGTCGTGAATTGGACGTCGTACGCCTCGATCGACGGATGCCTCTCCTCCAATTTCGAGATCATGTAAGCGCTGTCGCCTACGAAGACGGTGCGCCCGTTGCGGTTGAGAGAGCTCCACAGTAGGGTTTCGTGTGTGATCCCGAAGACGAGGAGGTTGCACGGGGGGGCGCAGCGGCGGAggacggcggcgacggcgcTCAGTTCCTCGGCGGTCATGCGGGAGGCGGATGAGGCGTTCAGGGCGGCGTAGTGGACGAGGGCGTCGAAGACGGGCTTCGGGAGCTGGGAATTGGAATTCGCGACGGCGGGTGGCCTGGCGGCGTCCCTGGCGGTGAAGAGGGTGAAGGCGAAAGTGAAGACGAAGAAGAGGACGAAGATCAATAGCCACGCGCGGAGGGAAGGGCTAGGCGGCGGCGCTCCACCGGCGGGCTTGTGGTGGAGAACGATGAACTTGGCGCCCGCCTTCATGTTTACGAACGCAaggtgtttgatgaaatgcGGCTGAGGTTTGGGTTTCCTCCTCCTACTTgttcttcctcttccttttccttttttaaatttgagatGTAAGAATTGATGAATGAATGGCActgcttttaattttataatcagGGTTTTCTTtacaaacttttctttttaactttttcatttttaaaattaatttgatatttggaTTTTATGAAGATTTTGGAGAAAAAGATAACAAATATACCCACCCACCGATTGGCGTAGTTTTGAACTTCcgccaaaaaataaaaataaagaaattaaggTATAACTAATCATGATTTGCCAGgcaattataaaaaagattattcaaaatataactattttctAATATGAATTTGCAGCACCACCTAATATCGAATTCGTATATTACAATATGGTATAATAGTGGGTGATTAtggtaaaaacaaaattggcCACGATTATACGTGTAACATATAAGGAAAGCCATCTAGACAAAATCAATGGTATGATATTTTCCATATCACTCTTGTAATTCTGTCACTTCGAAATCAATTGCGCTTTcgtgttaatatttttcatataatgtTACTTGATGTAGTGGTTGACCACTATTATACTTGTAACATACAAGGAAATTCATTATTCGTCCATTCAAAATCAATGGTGTGATATTTCCATATATCTCCAGCAATTCTGTCCCTCCGAAATCAATTATACTGTCCTTGTGgtcaatatttttcatataacgGTACTTGATGtgtgttgtttttctttttaaagcTCGGCTATTATTtatgaatcaatttttaaagtaatttataaaattgtccgatttttttcattaaaaatgaacttcagtataatttattaatcgATTATTAAAGTAGTATGTAAAATTGTCCGATtgttattcattaaaaaaataatcttcaGTGTAATTTGCAAAATGTGCAAGGAACGTGAAAGATCCAAGATTAACGGTTATATAACGCGGAATTCTCTGTTTCACcgcattttaaatttaagagGTAGAAAAAGTTGGacgatacgagttttaatgcaaaattgataaagtatgagaaagaagaaaataaaatgagttaaGTAGTGCGTAGAATGCATGGTGTGAAAACACTTAGGGGCAGAGCCAGGATTTTAATCCATGGCCCAGTTACTGTTAAAATTTGTTGAGTGTTTTCAGTATCAACTACGTGAAAATAACTCGAACATGAGTAATAGAAAGCTGCGTGCGTAAGAGATGGATAgtgatataaataattaaaggatGAGTAATAGAAATTAGAGATATCGTCAAAATCATTAGAGAACTTTTAATAATAACGCGCATAgtattgaaattgattttaCAGATATTATATTCACTTCGTCCCactgaagatgactcactttcctttttggtttgtcgcaatcaagatgactcattattaaaattggaaatacattttatttctactttattctctctcttattttactctcttcacCAACACACCAAataaaactgcataaaatcttgtgccgcccaaggaaggggttATCTTCcttaggacggagggaatataattATCTATTTATCCAAACCAACTGCGCAATCACATCATATGTTAATCATtaatacatactccctccgtccgccattaggagtcccggtcacttttgcgcactcgttttgataaaaaatcataataaatagttaaagtggagaaatggtaaagtaaaagagagaataatgtaaagaagaCTCTTaacaacattattctctctcttactttaccatttctccactttaattttttattaatatttttataaaacgaatgcgcaaaagtgaccgggactcctaatagcggacggagggagtacaatatatataagCAAAATTCAATTGGGTAGGGGCCCAAGGGCCCACCCTGTCTCCACCATAGCTCAACCAATGACTACACTACTTATAGGTCACCGTAAGTGTTGTGGCGGTCGGCGGTCGCCACCTGaaactccagatttccagattTCGCATTTTGACCCCcttttaggctcaaatatgcacatttctcacaaaacatgtcaaaatacaaaaatagataaaatatgcaaaaatggacatgtaatgcaactttgatcaaataataatGGTTTTagaacagtgcaaaatccgagcgtatcaattAGACATTATATCATTTATATGATTTGATCAAACTGCGTTGATTTGATACGATTCTAACAATCCCCACATGAGTGGAAATAGGACCAAGATGCCCAACAAGAcgattaaaatttatttattaaattgaattcaaGTTCAGTGTTCACCTTTCAAAATATCAAACGTTTAAATTTCCAATGTTgtcaccatttttttttgtccaattGAGAAACATATTGATATTCCAAACCCATACTCTATCGTGATTGAACTGTTTTTAGATTTAGTACAAAGTTAATACAGGTTGCTAAGAGCATTCATAGTAAGGAGAGCTCATTTCACAATCCACCTCCAATTTCCTCCTGTCATGTCATAAACCTATCAACCCATCTTTAGCCTGTCTTAGCTTATCCTTATCCTATCACACCATCTTTGAatagttcattttaattgttggtatttatcaaatattaaaacaacaaaaatgaaataaaaatggaaaaaaaaaactggatTGTGGCTTCACATTACTTTACTACTATTACGAAAATCTTTGTTGTATTatgcttttaaaaaaaatacaacgaTAAACAAACTATAAAATAGGCCACTCAATGAGAACATGATTCATATGGTTTTTGTTGCAAATTCCACCATGTGTTTAGGCTAAACTCTCTATGCCGCTCCAAGTTATAATCTAGGCTTTGTATGGATGTTTCTACACCATTGAATTCATGTGTTTTGTTACCAACAATGTGCTCAATGTTTATACACTATGTTTTTGGCTAATAATGTAGTGTTGTTCTTTCCTTTGCTATTATCTCTTTAACATAGTTTAGGAATGTTTGATTGTTGGTATGCTATTGAATTAGAATTGTTCATAGGATAATTTGATAGTGGATTAAGTAGGTGATTAGAGTAGATGTTTATTTCTCCCGCGCTTCCGCAGGAATGTATACACATTGAAAATTGGTTCATAGGTTATGTGTTCAGCTAATTGTGAACTACTCATCGTGTACATGTTTAGTGAATGTGATTAGGTTGATGTTTTAATCCCTTCATATGTTTCATTGTTAAAGGTGTAGAACAATACAAGTCTAGTGAGCAACTTGGAGTGGCATGTTTTCCCGTTTGAAAAGTCTTTCTTCAGTTAATTTGTAGCTTTACTTTGTCAACaactttcaaaataaaaaatcaaacctTTACATGTTTTTGTATGCTTTTAAGTATAAACAATCTTTCACCTCCCTTTGGATCGACCCTTGAAATACTACTGCGACACTGTAATCTTGCAGTATTGTattattagagttaattaGTTAAACTTGATTTATTGTGAAAACCAATTTATTGTGAAAACTAGATTAGATACTCTAAAATACACATCAAGTTTTGGCGTCATTGCCAAGGAGGCAATAGGTTGTTTAATACttagtagttttattttgtttgatctttcttttattttgtttaggtACATACTTCATGTTGTTGGGGGTGATAGCCATATACCACGCCCGGACTTGAAGACGAAGGAGTGTATATCTTAGGTGATATTTTTCTAACTTTTAGTTTAGTAGTTTACTATTATAGTTTACACTCAAGCACACATGTTTTATAGGACTTCCCAGGAGTTGTCGAGAGGTCTCGCTTTTGGTAGtagtgaaatatattttgtgtttgtgcATGGTTTCTTTTCTGTTGTGTAGGTgtcataaaaaaagaatagtgAATGCACACTAGATCAAGGGGTAGACCGCCGTTTAATTAGCTTGCATATCATAGAAGAGTACCGAGAGGTCTAGAAGTAGAGAATTATCCGGGTTATCAAAGTCCAGTTAGAGAGAATCTTGTATTTAGCTCAAGTTCAGAGAGTAATAGTTGGACAAAATCAAAAGCAGAATCAATGGCTAGGAATGAGTACAATGGTGCCCCACCACCTGTGGAAAGGTTTGGAGATATCCTTAGATCGGGAGTTGAATACTCGGGGGAGTTTGCCTACACGCAAATGACAATGTCAACATTCCACCTCAGTTTGGTGAATGGAGGAAATCTTTTCCATGGTCGTGATGATGAAGATCCAATGAGCCATTTGAATGCCTTCTATGAGTTGACAAATTCTCACATACCGCCAAATGTGGAGCATCATCGAATCAAGAGAGCTTTATTCCCTTTCTCATTGAGAGAGAAAGCAAGGGAATGATATGACTCACTACCGAACTACAACATTGCAATTTTTGAAGAGTTGAAGTTGAAGTTTCTCTTGGAGTACAATTCTCCAATGAAGATAGAAAAGTTGAGAGAAGAGATCACTTCATTCCggcaaaaatatattgagtCATTTGCTGAAGCTTGGAAGAGATTTACAGATTTGCTAAGGGAATGCCCAAGTCATGAACTAACTCCGTGGCATGATCTATTGAAGTTCTATAAGGGGCTTAATCATGAAGGCACAAGGTTGGTTACTGCAGGTTCAAGTGGGAACTTGGATGATTTGACCCATGATGAAGTGAGAGCATTATTTCAGAGATTGGCGAACAATCAAAGGAATTGGCATAATCCAAGAAAGTTGGCTGCGGGAGATACATTTGGTGCTAAGGAAGCTGAAAGAGTGACAACAATAGAGGCTCAAATGGCTGATTTTTGTACTCAAATTTTGTCAATGACAAAAGCTGTCAAGTCCTTGCAATTGACTCCTCAATCCCAAGCTGCAACCGCGATTAAGTGTGGGGTATGTCAAGGTGGTCATTATACAGATCAATGCCCAAGTGTGCAAGGATTACCATTGGAGGATGTGAACTACATTGGAAACAATCGTCAAGGTTTCAACCAATGACCTAAATATACCAATCAACAAAACTGCAGGCCTCAACAAGGAAATTGGAATCAAGCTGGTCCTAGTAATGCTTCTGGCAACTAATGGAGAAACAACACTCAACCTCCGGGTTTTGAGAAGAAGTCATCTTGTGATGATCAAGTTGCGCAGATCTACTCCTTCATGACCAAGAATAAAAGGGAGAACAATTCAAGGAAAAAGTGAATGAGAAGTTTGGCCATATTGATGCCACAATGAAGAAGGCCAACTTGCATCAGCTGCGTAAACAAGGACTCAAGGATTTATACCAAGCACCACAGTCACAAACCCAAATGTTAATGAGCAATGTAAAGTTGTTACTCTTAGAAGTGGAAAGGATTTAGATTTTATGCCATTAATG is drawn from Salvia hispanica cultivar TCC Black 2014 chromosome 6, UniMelb_Shisp_WGS_1.0, whole genome shotgun sequence and contains these coding sequences:
- the LOC125196017 gene encoding protein IRX15-LIKE-like; this encodes MKAGAKFIVLHHKPAGGAPPPSPSLRAWLLIFVLFFVFTFAFTLFTARDAARPPAVANSNSQLPKPVFDALVHYAALNASSASRMTAEELSAVAAVLRRCAPPCNLLVFGITHETLLWSSLNRNGRTVFVGDSAYMISKLEERHPSIEAYDVQFTTKLSELYDLMEYCKGEIRGECRPVQNLLFSDCKLAVNDMPNDLYDVAWDVIVVDGPRGCFGAAPGRMSVIFTAGVLARSKRGGAAETHVFVHEFDGEAERVCSEEFLCVENLVETKGILGHFVIGKMDDNSNGFGFCSVSASSTFPRNSI